A region of the Arthrobacter sp. FW306-07-I genome:
CGACCAACGGTCCCGCCAGCGCACAGCAATTGGTGCGCGTGGATGTGGTGCCGGGCACCGACGAGGGAGCGCCCGTTGCCGTCCGCGATACCGCACTGCTGCCCACCGGCGGCGACGTCCTGGTAGACGTCCTTGGCAACGACTTCGACCCGTCGGGCGGGGTCCTGGTGGTGCAATCCGTGACCGCCGACGCTGGACTGCCGGTGAGCGTCGCGGTGCTTGACCACTCCGTGGTGAGGATCACCGACATCCGCGCCGAAGGCCAATTGACCGTGCGGTACACCGTGTCCAACGGCCGCTCCTCCGCCATCGGCGAGATTGCCGTGCTGATGGTCCCTGCCCCGGCCAAGCTCCAGGCACCCCAGGCAAAGCCGGACGAGGCCACGGTCCGGATCAACGACGTCGTCACCATCCCTGTCCTGGCCAACGATTCCGACCCCAACGGCTCCAAGCTCACCCTGCTGCCCGATCTTGCCCAGCAGCCTGACGCTGCCGACGGGCGCATGTTCGTGGCGGGCGACCAGCTACGGTTCATCGCCGGGCCCGAGGCAAAAACCGTCTATGCCATCTACAAGGTGCAGAACGCATCCGGGCAGGTGGACTCCCAGCAGGTCACCATCCGCATCCGCGCCCGCGACGATGACCGGAACACCCGGCCCGAGCCGCGCAACCTGACCGCCCGCGTCGTGGCAGGAATGACGGTCAAAGTACCCGTGCCCCTGGACGGCATCGACGCCGACGGCGACTCCGTCCAGCTCATCGGCATCGACAAGGCACCGGCCATGGGAACAGCCGTGGTGCGGGACGGCTACCTGGAATTCACCGCCGCGGGCGATGCTGCGGGCACCGACAGCTTCACCTACCGGGTCCGCGACCGGATCGGTGCCGAGAACACCGGCACCGTCATTGTCGGCATCGCCCCGCTGGAAGCCAACAACCAGAGACCCATTGCCGTGGACGACGCCGTCGACGTCCGGCCCGGCCGCAAAGTGGCCGTGGAGGCCCTGGCCAATGATTCAGACCCCGACGGCGATCCCCTCAGCCTGGTTTCCGACGGTTTCGAGGCCGCACCCGAACTTCAGGTCGAGGCAACGGACGGCGCCAAGGTGCTTTTCACCGCTCCCGCGGCCGCCGGCAACGAAAGCATCAGCTACCGCATCCAGGACGACAAGAAGGCCTCCGCCAGTGCGGTGATCCGCATCCGGACCAGCCCGGACGCGGAGCTCAAACGGCCCGTGGCCAAGGATGACCGGGTCACGGTGGCCGAAACCCTTGGCAAGACCGCAGTGGATGTACCCGTCCTGAAGAACGACTCCGATGCCGACGGCGTGGCCGCAGACCTTAATATCAGCCTGCCCGACGGCAACCCCAATGCCCGCGTGGGCGGCTCCGGCAACCTCGTGGTGACGCTGACCGCGGAGGACCAGCTGATCCCCTACACCGTGACCGACGTGGACGGCCTCACCTCCACGGCCCTCATGTGGATCCCCGGCCAGGGTGCGCAGTACCCCACCCTGGCCAAAACGGAGCCGGTCGAAGTCATGTCCGGCAAGGACATCACCCTGGACCTCGCCGAATACGTCCGGGTCCGCAACGGCCGCACCGCCAGGGTCACCGTGGCTGATTCGGTGCGGGTCCAGGGCGGATCGCCGGAGGGCGTCATCCAGTCCGACGGCAAGGCCCTGCGTTACACCGCGAAAGCCGATTATGTGGGCCCCGGCTCCATCACGTTCGAGGTGACGGACGGCTCCGGACCGGACGATGGCGACGGCCTGAAAGCCACGCTGGTAATCATGACCAAGGTGATCCCGGACCCCAACGCCAACCACCCGCCCACCTTCAGCGGCACTTCGGTGGACGTTCCGAAAGCCGAACAGGCAACGGTTGACCTGGCCGGGCTGGCCAAGGACGTGGATGAACGGGACAAGGACAACCTCCGCTTCGAACTGGACGGGACGCTTCCGGCCGGGTTCAAGGCAAAGGTCGACGGCGCCACGCTCGCCATCACTGCCGACGGTTCCCTTGGGGTCGGCGTCACTGGAAATATCCAGGTGAAGGTCACCGACGGCAGGTCACCCGCCGTGGGCGCCACCATCACCGCCCGCCACGTCGCCTCCAACCGGCCCCTGCCCGTGGCCAACGATGACGTGGTGGACAAAGCCAACGCGGGAAAGACGGAACAGGTCAAAGTCCTGGCCAACGACTTCAATCCGTTCCCGGACACACCCCTGCGGATCATTGGCGCCACCGTGGAGACCGGAGCCGCGGCCGGACAGCCGGCGGTGGCAGGCGACAGCATCACCGTTACCCCGGCTGACGGGTACAAGGGCGTCATGGTGGTCCGCTACACCGTGGGGGACAAAACGGGCGACCTGTCACGCCAGGTCGACGGGCGCCTGCGTCTCACCGTCCGCGGCAAACCCGATGCGCCTTCGGCGCCCAGCGCCACTGACGTCCGCAGCCGCACCGCCGTGCTCAAGTGGGCGCCGCCCTCGGACAACGGCGCCCCCATCACCGGGTACACGGTCCGCTCGAACAACGGTTTCGAACAGAAGTGCCCCACCACCACCTGCACGTTGAGCGGACTCACCAACAACGTGAAGTACGTGTTCACGGTGCTGGCCACCAACGAGGTGGGGGATTCCGCTCCTTCCCCGCAGTCCAACGAAATCCGGCCTGACGAAAAGCCGTCCCCGCCGGAGGCGCCCACGGTCAAGGCCGGCGACAAGACCATGGCCATCACCTGGCCCGCTGCCAAGACAGAGGGCTCGCCGGTGAAGCACTACAACCTGGAGATTTCACCGCCGCCGGCCAGCGGGGTTGCCGTCAAGAACGAGGTAGCCGGGCTGAACTACACCTGGACCGGCCTCACCAACGGTGTGAAGTACAAGGTGCGCGCGCAGGCTGTCAACGAACTCGGCCCGTCCGACTGGGGGACCTACTCCGCAGAAGACAACCCGGCCGGCGTGCCCGCCGCACCTGCCGCGCCGTCGTCCGCCGTCGCATCCTCCGTGGGCACCCAGAACCAGCTGCGGGCCACCTGGGCCGAACCCAACACCAATGGCGACCCCATCAGCACCTACTACGTCACCATGAGTGGCGGAAACGCCGCGGACCAGACGCAGGCCGTGCCAGGCAACGTCCGTACCGCCAACTTCACCGCCAACAACTCCGAGGCCGCCTATACCTTCACCGTGCAGGCGGAGAACAAGGCCGGCAAGGGCGCAGTCAGTCCGCAGTCGGCGCCCCGTCGCGCCACCGGCAAGCTCTCCACTGTCTCCGGAGTGACCGCCACGCCGGCGAATACCGGGGGAGCAGGACGTGCGGTGACCGTGGACTTCCGCAAACTGACCGCGGCGGAACGCAACGGCTCTGCCGAGAACGAGGTCAGTTACACCTACAACGCCAGCAATGGCGCCCGCGGGCCCATTACGCCAGGGCAGATCATCAGCGGTTTCAGCAATGGAACCGCCGTCAGCATCACCGTGATCGCCAACTCCACGGTGGCACCGAGCTCGGACAGCAGCGCACCCGCCACCACCACGCCCTACGGATCCCCGGGCACGCCCTCGGCTTCCGGACAGGACGGGGCCGTCAACCAGAAGTCGGCAACCCTCAACTGGTCCTCACCGTCCACCAGCACCAATGATGTGGCGCAGACCAAGATCAGGATCAACAACGGCGGGTGGGAGAACGTGGCCGCCTCCGGCAGCAGGACGGTCAACACGGCCAACTTCGGCGACACCGTCACCATCGCAGTCCAGACCTTCAACTCCATGGGTACCGGCAGCGCAGTGGCCACGGCCAGCGCCAACGCGGGCAAACAGGGGCTCTGGGAAACCAGGATCAAGACCTCCGACCCCAACTTCGTCCGGAGCTGCACGTTCACGCTGGGCGGGTCCAACTACCGGCCAAGTCCCTACTTCGACTGTGACGGCGTCAACGCCGACAGCCCGCCGTGGTTCTACAAGGCTGACCAGGACCGCATCATGGTGGCGTGCTACATCGACCAAAGCGACAACTGGTCCGGCAACGGCATCGTCCGTTGGTGGCGGGTGGAATCCGGTTCGGCACGCAACGTTGGCCGCTACGTCATCGCCGGACACACCACGCTGGCCGATCCCGCCGCGCTTGGGGCACCGCATTGCTAGGCCCCATGCCCGGTGGCGGCCCGGGCAGATGTCCCCATCGCGGGTTTTGCGCGGGTTCGGTACTCTGTCCCGGGGGAAAGCAAGCCTGCTGCCTGTCCTGCGAACAGGCCGCCATTCGGCTACATAATCTGAGGGAAAAGTAACGCTGTGACAACTCTGCTGGGGAAGCTTGGGCTGAAGAAGCGACACAAAAAACTGGCCACCGGTACTGCGTTTGGTGCTGTGGTGGCTGTTGTGGTGACGGGTGCTGTGTTGTATCCGGGGTTTAAGACCACTGAGGTGGAGTTGAATGACGGTGGCGTGTGGGTGGTGTCGAAGTCGAAGAATGCTGTGGGGCGGTTGAATTATCCGTCGCGGGTGTTGGATGGGGCGGTGACGCCGGCGTCGACGACGTTTGATGTGTTGCAGCATGCCGGTGAGGTGTTTGTTGATGATGAGACTGGTTCGACGTTGAATCAGGTGTCGCCGGCGAATATGCGTCTTGGTGGGGATAAGCAGTTGCCGGGGGCGGCCGATGTGAGTTTTGGTGCGCGGACGATTTCGGTGACGGATGCTGCGTCGGGGAAGGTGTGGGCGGTGTCGCCGTCCACGGTGAATGGTTTTGATAAGGAAGCGTCCGAGCCGGTGATGGTGGGTTCGGAGGGGATTGTGTCGGCGGTGGGTGCCGATGACCGGATTTATTCTGCGGATCCGAAGACCGGGGTGGTGACGGTGACGGGGGTGGACGCCAGTGGGGCGGTGACGTCGTCGGAGTCCAGTGCCTGGGATGGTCTTAAGGGTGCGGGGGATTTGCAGATGACGGTGGTGGGGGACCGGCCGGTGGTGTTGGATGCTGCGGCGGGGAACCTGTTTTTGCCTGGTGGTAAGAAGTTGGCGTTGGAGAATGCGCGGGAGGCGAAGCTGCAGCAGGCCGGGCCGGGCAGTGATGTTGTGGCGGTGGCGACGCGGTCGGCGTTGTTGGAGCAGCCGTTGGGTGGGGGGACTGCGAGGACGGTGACCTTCGATGGTGAGGGTGTTCCGGCTGCTCCGGTGCAGTTGGGTGGTTGTGTGCATGCGGCGTGGTCGGGGGCGAATAAGTATGTCCGGGATTGCGTCAATGATGGGGACGATAAGAAGGTGGACGTGCCTAAGGCGAGTGCGTCGCCGTCGTATGTTTTCCGGGTGAACCGGGATCTGGTGGTCCTCAATGATGTGAATTCGGGCAATGTGTGGCTCGTGAACCAGAACATGCAGCTGGTCAACAACTGGGACGACGTCATCCCGCCCAAGAATCAGTCCGAAGACCAGGACCAGGAATCCGCGGACAACAACACCATCAACGTGCTGCCGGACCGGACCAAACCCAACCGGCCGCCGGAAACCAAGCCTGACGCCGTGGGCGTACGCCCCGGCCGCACCACCATTCTCAGCGTCCTGGACAACGACTCCGACCCCGACGGCGACGTCCTGACGGCCGCCGTGGCGGCGGACTCCGGACCCAAGTCGGGCAGCCTGGAAAGCATCTACGGCGGCACGGCCTTCCAGATTA
Encoded here:
- a CDS encoding Ig-like domain-containing protein; the protein is MKRRGQTRAQSTAAGLPKRRFSRPRWFPGTAFGAVVAVVVTGAVLYPGFKTTEVELNDGGVWVVSKSKNAVGRLNYPSRVLDGAVTPASTTFDVLQHAGEVFVDDETGSTLNQVSPANMRLGGDKQLPGAADVSFGARTISVTDAASGKVWAVSPSTVNGFDKEASEPVMVGSEGIVSAVGADDRIYSADPKTGVVTVTGVDASGAVTSSESSAWDGLKGAGDLQMTVVGDRPVVLDAAAGSLFLPGGKKLALENAREARLQQAGPGSDVVAVATRSALLEQPLGGGTARTVTFDGEGVPAAPVQLGGCVHAAWSGANKYVRDCVNDGDDKKVDVPKASASPSYVFRVNRDLVVLNDVNSGNVWLVNQNMQLVNNWDDVIPPKETSDDADKDSADEVQQTVLPDRTKPNNAPVAKPDQFGIRAGKTTILPVLDNDSDPDGDVLTVRTPEGVKAGAVSPIYGSTGLQIAVPADKTGSETFTYTVDDGRGLSASADITLSIVPPGTNTAPRQKPNRNTTLVVQSGKAVTQNILPDWMDPDGDDLFAVSVSSSDPLDQARIRPDGQLTFQDSGSGPGRKVLTVSVSDGQSTAEGKITVDVRSPGALPPIANADHVVAVAGSDTVITPLKNDSDPQGGTLRLAQASPDAESTATLNPDQQTFTFNSRTLGAHYVSYLATNGPASAQQLVRVDVVPGTDEGAPVAVRDTALLPTGGDVLVDVLGNDFDPSGGVLVVQSVTADAGLPVSVAVLDHSVVRITDIRAEGQLTVRYTVSNGRSSAIGEIAVLMVPAPAKLQAPQAKPDEATVRINDVVTIPVLANDSDPNGSKLTLLPDLAQQPDAADGRMFVAGDQLRFIAGPEAKTVYAIYKVQNASGQVDSQQVTIRIRARDDDRNTRPEPRNLTARVVAGMTVKVPVPLDGIDADGDSVQLIGIDKAPAMGTAVVRDGYLEFTAAGDAAGTDSFTYRVRDRIGAENTGTVIVGIAPLEANNQRPIAVDDAVDVRPGRKVAVEALANDSDPDGDPLSLVSDGFEAAPELQVEATDGAKVLFTAPAAAGNESISYRIQDDKKASASAVIRIRTSPDAELKRPVAKDDRVTVAETLGKTAVDVPVLKNDSDADGVAADLNISLPDGNPNARVGGSGNLVVTLTAEDQLIPYTVTDVDGLTSTALMWIPGQGAQYPTLAKTEPVEVMSGKDITLDLAEYVRVRNGRTARVTVADSVRVQGGSPEGVIQSDGKALRYTAKADYVGPGSITFEVTDGSGPDDGDGLKATLVIMTKVIPDPNANHPPTFSGTSVDVPKAEQATVDLAGLAKDVDERDKDNLRFELDGTLPAGFKAKVDGATLAITADGSLGVGVTGNIQVKVTDGRSPAVGATITARHVASNRPLPVANDDVVDKANAGKTEQVKVLANDFNPFPDTPLRIIGATVETGAAAGQPAVAGDSITVTPADGYKGVMVVRYTVGDKTGDLSRQVDGRLRLTVRGKPDAPSAPSATDVRSRTAVLKWAPPSDNGAPITGYTVRSNNGFEQKCPTTTCTLSGLTNNVKYVFTVLATNEVGDSAPSPQSNEIRPDEKPSPPEAPTVKAGDKTMAITWPAAKTEGSPVKHYNLEISPPPASGVAVKNEVAGLNYTWTGLTNGVKYKVRAQAVNELGPSDWGTYSAEDNPAGVPAAPAAPSSAVASSVGTQNQLRATWAEPNTNGDPISTYYVTMSGGNAADQTQAVPGNVRTANFTANNSEAAYTFTVQAENKAGKGAVSPQSAPRRATGKLSTVSGVTATPANTGGAGRAVTVDFRKLTAAERNGSAENEVSYTYNASNGARGPITPGQIISGFSNGTAVSITVIANSTVAPSSDSSAPATTTPYGSPGTPSASGQDGAVNQKSATLNWSSPSTSTNDVAQTKIRINNGGWENVAASGSRTVNTANFGDTVTIAVQTFNSMGTGSAVATASANAGKQGLWETRIKTSDPNFVRSCTFTLGGSNYRPSPYFDCDGVNADSPPWFYKADQDRIMVACYIDQSDNWSGNGIVRWWRVESGSARNVGRYVIAGHTTLADPAALGAPHC